The segment TCGTAATGTATGCGTGTAGCACAGCAGCTCAGTAATTAAAGGGCCAGCAGCCGATTCCGCATAAACACgtttttataattaaacttgcaattaagaACAGCAGTCataaccaaaaatacaacaGCCTCAGTAAAATTATTACTACAAGCACTCTGAAGTGAAATGATTTCAGAGCCAAGAtagccgttcaaaagtttgggatcggtAAGAGTtttagggccagatttactaaggCGTTAGAGTGTAATTCCATTAAAGTGCAATAGGAGGGGAAAATCTGtgattaaagaacacagacgcagCCAGATCATTTCCGTAATGACCAGCACAATCtactaaaacatgcttttttgagTGTTAACTGATGTCacaaataccagtaaattgaTGAGCTCAAATCTTAGTAAACTGCGTtgtgtgattcatttaaatactctcctcccataaatgCACTGATCAAAGGGAAAcacctacaaatgcatattcaataagttGAGTTGCAAAAATAACTGTGCCCACGCCTTTTCAGCGCTAATTTCCAACTGCATGTCTTTAGTAAGTGCTGCCAGTCATTTTTTAAGGCTAAGTGAGGGTTTGAGGACACAAGCTgatagtaaatctggcccttaatgtttttaaaagaagtcttttctgcacATAAAGGCAgcgtttgattaaaaatactgaaaaaaaactactgtaatattgtgaaaaattattgcaatttaaaagtgtttttcatttttatcttttttaaaatgcaatttatttctgtgataaaaaatttcagcatcattactccagtcttcagtgtcacatgatcctttagaaatcattttaatatgctgatgtattatcagtgttgaaaacttttgtaacaatacACACTACCGTCCAAAGTCTGGGTTcattatgtttttctttctttctttgaaaaaaattattacttttattcagcaaggacgtgTTAAAGTGATTAAAAGTGATACCAACGacttgtattgttagaaaagacttctattttgaataaatgctgttcttttaaactttttattcatccaagaatcctgaaaaaacatatcacgggttacaaaaaaatattaagcagcacaactgtttccagcactgataataaaccagcattaaaatgatttctgtaggatgatgtgacactaaagactggagtaatgatgcttaaaattcagctttgcagctttatttaaatagaaactcatcatttttcataatattacattatctattatttcataatattacattatgcatttttgaacaaatacacacagccttgatgagcagaagagacttcttttaaaaacattaaaaatcttactggtccCAAACCTCTGAACAGCAATGTAAATACCTGTGTATAGGttaattttgcattattatGTTACATAAACGTGCAAagcataattattaattaaatgccTAATGTCAGTATATCCAGATATCTAGGTATGACAGCAAAGACTTAGACAAAATTGCTAGAATTAAATGAACACTGGCCAATTATTACTcagtttaaaactttttttccccccaattttaaaatttcatattttacaaGGACGATGCTTAACAGAAAGGAAAACACTTCTGTTAATCAGACAAGCAAAACTTAATGGCAGATAAAGATAATCTTAAAATGGCCGAATATCTGATTAATCATCCTATCACCTGATTTATTATTCTGTCATTATGTGTAGTGTCACACCACTTTATACACCTCTTATGACGCTAAACTCTGACTCAAAACTTCAGTCAAGCTTGACGCAAACAATGATTTGGCAGATCTAGAACAAACTAAACTAGAACACAAGCTTCTAGTTTTGGGTGTTGAGATGGATCTACTGAAAGCATGGTTAAAGTTTATGCACGTGATTAAATCTTGAAGAACGAGTCATACGGTTCTCAACAGCGTAACCTGCAACCGCAAACTCAATCGTTTTGCCATCTTAATAAAACTTGCCTTCATTCTTTCAGCAACACGCCTTTATTTCCAAGGCCCGCCCTCTACAGGCACGGCAGCCAACCACATGTCGCAATCCCGAACGCGCAGCGTGATTGACAGGCAGTGAACGTTTCTGATTGGCTAGTTTCCCTATTCCATAACACATGCGGGTCACTTTCCTTTTTTATACTGTTTATAGAGGCAGGAGTAGTTTCTCTGGAAACCTACATCAGATATATCTGTCAGATATCTGTCAGATTTCGCTTagaacaaataaaaagcagGCTTACACAGCAATTAAAATTTAATCTGTCTTTAGTGtctataaattacaaaaattaaatatttcacaaataataattaaacaacatACACCACAGAACTAATATACTTGATTGCCGATGCCCTAAAGTTCATTCCTACACATCCTGTCATTCACAACCAAGTTCACGTGGCGCGGGAAAAAGTATCTCGCGCGCAAATGACCTCGCGCAGCAGCTAAAACTGTTTGTACAATCACAATCACAAACTCCCAGCATATAGATAACCATTACACGGTCTCACTCAACAGATGGTTGGCTGTTCAGAAGCATCAGTCTATAAGCTTCCATCGCATATGTCCTTATACTGTAAATGAGCGTGCGCTCGTGTGCCTGTTACACAAGACTGAGTCATGGCAGTTTGGATGAGAAACTGTTTCGCCAGACGTCACACACACTGTGCGTCCTGAAGCTAGCTCGCTAACAGTAGCTCGCTCTAAAATGCACACAGATCAAGAACAACCCCTCAACAACACGTATTTCACCATGCTTCACTACTCAAAATCAGACCAATATAACATTTAGCCCTGTCTTAAGAGTTTACCTCAGCTGATCTAAACGTCATGGTCACCTTTAGCCGGTTAGCGTTACAATGAGATGCGGCGCGCAAgatgaaaacaataataaacgCATAAACGAAAACACCGCGCTTACACACGCTCAGAATTCACGATCCGCGTGGAAACAACGGATCGAGACTCTCGCGGGCACGTGTTTGTATGTCCAGTGCTTGCAAGTGGATAGTGGAGACAGTGAGAAAGGATACTCTTTGTTCCTGAAGGCCTCCTTAGTGTGCTCGATGATGAACACCTCCTCTCCTGGGCCCGGCGGCTCCGACAGCGGCTTAACCAACGGGTACGGCTTCCGGCCTAGTAACGGTGCCATCGCGGGCTTGCTGCGGTCCCGGATCTGTCTGCAAAGTGAACTACTAAACTAAACCCCCGCTCAATCTCAGCTTGAACTGAATATGCCGTAAATCCGCGCGTCTCAGCGGCGTAGCATCGGGCTAGGCTAGCGCGCTATTTTACTTAACGTTACTTTGATGAAGCGCGttaaaacaaaaggaaaacgAAAGTACAGTTCTGTGGATTAGTTACATCTCCCGTGTGAAATCCGCTGCTTTGGAGGAGCCGGTGGGGTCATGGTGAGACGCCCGAAGAGCGCGTAAGGAGTGAACGGAAGCTCCTGGGTGCCGGGGATGAAAGCGCGAAAGGCGGCCCGTCAGAGCTGGTATGGCGGGCTTTCTTATGCCACTCAGGTCCGTGTTGTAGTCGATTCTCCAGGCCGAAGCGACGTACCAATCCCCTATCCGCAGAGCCTATAGACTGCGTAGATACCGTTCGAAGGGACGTGTTgattacataaacaaacaagaGGGTTTATAGCTGATTGAAAAATGGCGGGAGTTCCTGCTACACCGGCAACATTCCGTGCAACCTCAAAACTCCGTTACCCCGGTAGCAAGCAGAGACGCAAGAATAAGTCCCGCCCATCGTCTCCTACGATTGGTTACTAAACAACTACGACACAGACTGAGACATTTGATTGGCCGCTTGAAATGTCAGTTATACCTACTCCACCTTTTGTCAGAGCAACACCCCTCCAATCACAAATATAAGGAGTGTTTGGAAGCGTGGCTAGAGGTCAGTTTATGGCAAATTTGTGGATAATTTCAAAATGACAGTATGCAGTTTGATTCGTATACTTTAGTATTAAtaacagatattttatttttcagcagaACATAATTTATATGAGAGTTTAACTGAAAGGGGCAGCGGTTGTGGAATTTAAACGGAGACAATAGAGCGTGCACACGACACTTCTGATCCAATTAAAGAGACAGTCTTGATTAATATGTTAATACCAGTCTTGGTGGTGAAGACAGTGTACATTAAAAGATATTGTTTTTCACGGCcacatatgaaataataaagcTAAATTATGAAACGtatataaactcatttaaacACTGCACTGAAATCATAGAATTTCAAGAGAATCATTTCATATGTACAGTAGTTTTCTTTCTCTGCCATAGAACAAATGATGCAATCAGAGGAAAGCTGCATAAATCCGAAGTGGTTTTATTTCCATCTCTCCTGTGGAGAAGTCCAGGTACATTTTTACCAGGCAACACTATATGGATCATACacacatatttcttttttatttgaaaaatacttGGATATGGAAAGTGGAAGtcttcatatttaaaatacaaatctgtGAGTGACcttaacatttataaaagataAGCATTccttcttttttaataaaaagtttggTAACTGGATGCAGTGCATTGAAcaataataaagaaatgaaagaaaacatacACACAACACAGATGTTATTCCAAAACTTCCctaaaatgcatgcttttaagtatttttacaataaaacgaAGTAAGACAAGCTAATAAAATTTATTCGTATAATCTTTAGAAATgccacaaacacaaaacaagttaacaagtttaaaattcaactgttttcaatcATTACTCCATGCAGTCACGTGTATTATACTGATAAAGTCCTTTCTCAATTTAGATTGAGAAACATGcagtttaaccattttttttaagatgcaaTACAAACTGCTTTACCTTCATAAGAAAATacctgaacatttttttaatgtacaaaaaaagaaaacatttcaagctTTTTTTCTTGATCGAATACTGTAAAAGTGAATTTCAGGCATTTGGCAGGTTGTAAAAAGTCTCTTAAATGTACAGTTTAGTCTCTCAAATGCTCCTGTATTTTTGACCTGCGATGTTCAGCATAGTGGTGCTAACTGAGAGTTGAGTTTTGCTCAGTGCAAACTCTTTTAAGCGGCGGGGCTCCAATCGCATCCTCTTCCTCCtatgaaaaacaataatgtcATACATGACATGCATTCAATCTTTTTGCTGACACGCGCAAATCAGATTGGCatcatttttacaatatgtattcCTACAATGCAAtaggtgaacatttatttgaagaCTAGTAGACGTTACCTGAGTAGAGAGAGACAACACATCTTCTTTAATTAGAGTTGGGGGCTCATCCGTCACCTCGCTGCTGGTTGTTGATGCCTCTAAATACGGGGTTTGAtcgtgaaaaataaaaagttcaaattcaTGCATGCATGTGAAATGAAAGATGCACAATTGATAATCTTACATACTTAGGTGAGCCTAACAAAACCTGTTAAGAACATGCATGTCTTATTCCAccccagaaataaaaataaaaaatacgtAATTAAATGTTGCTGAAATGAAGCATGTTAAAtttatattacagtaatgagaatcatCATTGCTCTGAAAACCAATACTATTTATCTACCTTGTCAATTAGTTAAATAATCGTGTTTTTTCACTGGTCTGTCTCACCTCTCTCTGCATCCATGGTCTCCTGTCCCAGGGTGGGCGGCTGGGAATCCTCTGTACGGAAGTAGGGTGCATGGGAAGGGCTCACTGCCTCACTCACATGCTGTGGACTGGAGTTGCTGCTGCTGTCCACTTTGGTATTAGACTGATAGGCATCTGATAGGAAACTCTGGTTACTGTTGTCATCTGTTTAGaaggataaataaatgaattaaatatatttgtggaaagTCTTCTTTAGAAACATGTAAATTGTCTAGGTACTTTAGCATACTGCTAGGTTAAAATAGTAATGCAATCCATACTGTCAAGGTGCAAGGTAATTTAAACAACTAGAGCATAACAACACAAATAAGTGTTGCATTATATTAAATAGAGGACGTTCAGAACTGTTTACAGAATAAATATCATGCTCTCTTGTGTCTGACATAAACATAACCTGTAAAGTCCCGTATTACCCTGAAAATCCAGTAGCACGGAACGGGCGTTTTCCAACACTACGTCTGTAGGAAAGCCCTTTAGTTCCCTCACTCCAGTACCCGCCACTTTAGGCTTGTATATCTACAAGAAAGACAAAGACATTTAGAAAATGAACAAtgtatgtgaccttggaccacaaaaccagtcttaagtagcatgggtatatatgtagcaatagccagcaatacattgtatgggtcaaaatgattgacttggcaaaacatcatgttccattaagatattttgtaaatttcccactgcaaatatatcaaaacgtaatttttgattagtaatatgcatagctaagaatctcatttggacatctttaaaggcaattttctcaatattttgatttttttgcaccctcagattccagtttttcaaatagttgtatcataacaaaccatacatcaatggaaagcttatttattcagatgatgtgttgatgtataaatctccatttcaaaaaactgacccttatgactggttttgtggtcctgggtcacatatttatatatttgggATTCGGACAGTGACATGGGATGACGTGATACACCTGTTTAGTCTCTGTGACAGGGACCCATTTGAATATCCGCAATGATGTGTCTCCCACTGTAACCCATTTTTTCTCCCTGGGAAGACAGACATGTTCAAGGTAAATATCACAAAAACGCATCTATTTTaatagaagaagaagaaaataaaaattcagagTACTGTTATGCAGCcctatgttttttcttttgaggcCCCTTGTAATTTCTGTTATTCTCAGTGGTAGTTATCATTAGATGCTTAGTATAATACAGTACTTTTTAtcacaacacaataaaaatacagtaaatgtataATTCATATGGAAAAAACTACCTCGTGTTATTGACAGGTTTCGTGAGATTCACTCATATACATGACAAGGATGTTCAAACAgaaactaactgaaattaatattaaaaagtgcttatttttacattttagacattcCGAACAGAAATGCGTATGACTGAATCACTTCACTCCATTACAGACTACCAACAGATTGTTCAATCCCCATTGGCACGTCTAAGACACGCCCACATGCTGTATACCGTGCGGCCCATTGGCTGCCCAGCTTGTCCGTCATGTAAGTGAATGACGTCACCCTCCCCGCCACTCtgaagtttatttttgtaacgTAGAAGAAAAGAAACTTGTCTCCCTCCTCAAACAAGCAACTTACCACCGACGGACCCTTTCAATTGCCGCCATCACTTTTTTGATGTCATCTTTGGCACGGCTGCGTGTCTCCGCTCGCACGGACCGTCCCGACATTTTAATGGGTTTTATTAGTTTGTCAAGATCTCCCTCTTTTTCTTGCCTTCCTCCGTCTGCGACTTGATCTCGCCCTGTCTTCGTTGGTGTCTCGCGAGACTTCATAACGCGCCACTGGCACTGCCTCTTTGCAGTTTTCACATTacccatatttaattttttggtaaatttattttctttacaaaacattagttgcattatgttatttaataacCGTAATATGGGTGTGCCTCATTAAAAGAAGCTGTTAGGTGCCCATAATGTCTTCATCACACCAGCAGATGGCCGCGTTTCTCACTTAAAAATACTCTGCATTGGAGTTGACAGGAGCAGGATTGCTATGCAGTACTTTTCAAGCCTTCACCATAATATGTGATAATCATCAGAGCTGAGTAGTAACTGATTatatgtaatctggattatgcaAGCAGATTCCAAAAAGCATTTCTAagattatatgtgaccctggaccacaaaaccagtcataagtgtcaattttcagaaattgagctttatacatcatctgaaagctgaataaataagctttccatcggtgtatggtttgttaagatagaacaatatttggccgagatacatcTATTTCAGtaatggaatctgagggtgcaaaaaaatcaaaatattgagaaaatcgcctttaaagttgtccaaatgaagtttttagcaatgcatattactaatcaaattaagttttgatatatttacagtaggaaattcacaaaatatcttcatggaacatgatctttacttaatatcctaatgatttttggcataaaagaaaaatcgatcattttgacccatacaatgtatttttggctattgctactaatataccccagcgacttaagactggttttgtggtccagggtcacatattacattttaaaatactctgGTGTTATTGATGTGTTGactacatattatttacacaatagcaataaattataaataatgaatgattCTCCGTAATTGTTCTTTCATCTTTCATCAAATTTCTTCTAAAATAGTTAACTGCTTAATGCTTACATGACATgcagataaaatatttaaacttctttagtggttttgataataaaattacatttttatcatttaattagcttttcattcatttcacaaCCCCCCTGCAGTTTTTTCAGAAAAAgcgtttaatgcacttcatgttgttaatagcaacaaaagtagtattttttcttttgctttgtatttttatatcggTGTGGTACAAAAGTATCCTATTTAATCATTGTGATAAATAAgctaggtcaaaagtaatcttaAAGCAATCAAAAAGTAGTCCGATTATATTACCTAATGAAAGTGTAATAGATCATGTTACTAACTATAATTTTGAATAAGTACCAGACTCCAGTTGCAAATAATATAAGCACTGATAATTATGctggataaaataaaacaattccatatttttaatgagaaagtatttttttaatatgtaaatgattttaaatgattaatgtacaaacaaGTGAACACAGTgtgaattttaaataactacTTCAGTGTCAGTCATTTTAACCCCAGCTTCtaacataaaaaattaacagttcaaaatttctttattcttcactcaaaataatttaagcattatattattttaatatttactcaaTTCTACCCGAAGCTTAATAATCTATTTTtcaaaagttaaacaaaaatgatgCAACAATCTCATTGTATATATTTGCCACCTCAGTAATAATAAGATACCTGTGAGGTTTAAACCAAATTTacaaatttagatttaaaaaaaaaaacaagactcaaaacacaaaatttaTTAGATGATGTAATATCCTCTCTCTGCATAGCTCTTCGTGCAAGTTGaaacctcacacacacacacacacacacacacacacatcaaaagGCACACTTAGTTTCTGAAAAGCATCATCTCTTGACTATCAGATCAAATCCAGCAAACTACGTTTGTGTTGTTACACCATAGAACTCCACTGCAGCGATGAATACACCACATCACCCTCCACACTCTCATCCTTTTCGGTCTCGCTGCGGCTCCGTGGAGAGCAAAGCAATACTGTTTTCTTCACATTAGAGCCCAGACGAGCTATCGCTAGAATATCAGAGAGAGGTAACTCTTCATCCATGGAGATGCATAATGCAATGAAGTGAGCATGGAAACGCAGAGGATCACCtgcaaaattacagtaaaaagaTCTCCACTGTTAAGCTgcactgaaaatatattttatatattttcgaTATATCCTTCCGATATTCCTGGTTGTCACAAACATACCTGGATATACCAGGAAATCTCCTCCAAACTTCCCTGCGGAGGTCAGGTAGAAGCCTTTATGTCTTAGATCTCTGTACACGCAGAATCTAGTGTTCAAGCGTTCGTCTCTAGGCACTGGCCAATCAGTGGAATGGAAACTGCGTTCCTCCGGACAGTGGCTGAAGCCGGCACGGGCAGTATGGAGCTGAACCGCCATGGCCGGCAATGGGAAGCGGAAAGCCTGGTCCAGTGCATTAAGACGGTCTCTTATTGCATTGCCAGAGTCATCGGTGCCTGTGGGATCACAGAAAGCTTAACATCGTTAAGACATTTTATAAACAGTATCAGAGATCTTACTGCGGttgaacaaatacataaaattaggCCAAAAAACGGGTCTTGGCAAGTATCCTTGTAAACACAGTCAGTAATGTCTAATGTGAACTTGAACAGTTGAGAGAAAATCAGATGCATAtgttaaaggcacaatatgtaagttttcgcCACTAATGACACGGTCtgttacactagttaaaatagcttgtttctctggatttaaacattcttggaaacatttgagataatgtaagtacacaagtcagcaaatTATAGAACATTTTTCTGTAGTTTTTGGAtatcttaataaaaaattaaaaaatttgaacatattgtgcctttaaatccACGTAGTCTGTCTTAAAGTGGCAACACCCTAAAAATCTTCTGCTGTCTGTCTCATTAATGTTATCAaacaacaaagacaaaaaaaataactttattttatacttcatttatacagttattttacatttaattacttttcatttaatttaatttacattcaaTTTCTGTTGTAATCCTTACCAGCATTTGTTCTCATTTTATTACTGACCGTTTACTTGTCTTTAACAATGTTTgagctttattttagtttggcTATAtgttgtatgagtcaaaattgtcaatttttcttttatgccaaaattcattaggatattatgtaaagatcatgtttcatgaagatattttgtaaatttcctatggtaaatatatcaaaacttaatttttgattagtaatgtgcattgctaagaacttcatttggacaaatttaaaggtgattttttttcaatatttagattttttttgcaccctcagattccagattttcaaatagttcaaTCTTAACCAATTACAACTGGATATCAGTTTGAAAGATGAATGataattctttgatgaacaataATGCATTCGTGTAATAAGTGCACCTTTTGTGAAGCAGACATGGAGTCATTGGAACatttgttccaaaaaaaaaaaaaaaaaaaaaaaaaaaaaaaaactcttggaTGACCTCTATGCCCGGTTAAGTTTGAAATATGTAATACCTgactttaaaactgtaaaatgctgattttaaaactgtaaaatgcttgTCCTTCTGTCGGAATTGTGATGTTGAATTTTTAGGtaataatattgtgattttggGCAATTACCTTATTCATAAATGCAGATTCTTTAACCCCACCCCTTCCCTCTCCCCTctctattattttaatttatttattttaattttctaaattatgtttatttttgttacgCTTCTATTTGGACTTATttattaggatttttcttcttgttgacttggtattttgtatgttttttttttccaagcaaatAAATGTccagtaataattaataataaattagtaatgTCCAgtactttgtttattttttactgttcaaaGATTTGATACCTCAAATTAAACTTGTAGATTTTACACAGATTTGTCTGTGAGGTTTGGGCAGTTTAGAAACAAAGTTGGGAAGTTAtgacttattttttaaaccataaaTAGGTCAAGAGATTATTTGCAGTATCTTGGTGAATACTGCCACTGGCCTGTCAGCTGATCAAGAAAAGGCAGTAAAGGGATTTAACAAATTTCA is part of the Labeo rohita strain BAU-BD-2019 chromosome 18, IGBB_LRoh.1.0, whole genome shotgun sequence genome and harbors:
- the bcl7bb gene encoding B-cell CLL/lymphoma 7 protein family member B-B — translated: MSGRSVRAETRSRAKDDIKKVMAAIERVRRWEKKWVTVGDTSLRIFKWVPVTETKQIYKPKVAGTGVRELKGFPTDVVLENARSVLLDFQDDNSNQSFLSDAYQSNTKVDSSSNSSPQHVSEAVSPSHAPYFRTEDSQPPTLGQETMDAEREASTTSSEVTDEPPTLIKEDVLSLSTQEEEDAIGAPPLKRVCTEQNSTLS